One Trichoderma asperellum chromosome 5, complete sequence genomic region harbors:
- a CDS encoding uncharacterized protein (BUSCO:EOG092D1S33) encodes MVLQDLGRRINAAVSNLTREQNLDEKAFDSMLKEICAALLEADVNVRLVGQLRKSIRSAVNFKELPPAVNKKRLIQKAVFDELVKLVDPHAEPFKPKKGKSNVIMFVGLQGAGKTTTCTKLARHYQSRGLRSCLVCADTFRAGAFDQLKQNATKAKIPYYGSLTETDPAAVARAGVEQFKKEKFDVIIVDTSGRHRQESALFQEMIDIQAAVNPDETIMVLDASIGQQAESQAKAFKEAADFGAIIITKTDGHAHGGGAISAVAATHTPIVFIGTGEHMLDLERFEPQRFVQKLLGMGDMAGLVEHVQSLNLNQKDTMKHIQEGIFTVRDLRDQLSNIMKMGPLSKMAGMIPGMSGLMQGMDDEEGGLKLKRMIYICDSMTDKELDSDGKIFIDEPTRMTRIARGSGTSVREVEDLLTQQRMMAGMAKKMGGNMKNMQRAQQAMAGGNKAQQLAAMQKRLQSMGGAGGAGGMPDMGSLMKMLGGGGMPGGMDMQAMMRQMGMGGGMPGMPGMPGAGRGRR; translated from the exons ATGGTGTTGCAAGATCTCGGGCGTCGCATCAACGCGGCGGTTTCTAACCTCACGCGAGAACAGAATCTGGATGAAAAG GCTTTCGACTCCATGCTCAAGGAGATctgcgctgctcttctcgaGGCCGACGTAAACGTGCGACTTGTCGGACAGCTCCGGAAATCGATTCGTAGCGCCGTCAACTTTAAAGAACTCCCGCCTGCCGTCAACAAGAAGCGTCTGATTCAAAAGGCCGTTTTCGACGAGCTGGTGAAACTCGTCGACCCCCATGCCGAGCCCTTCAAGCCCAAGAAGGGCAAATCAAACGTCATCATGTTTGTAGGTCTGCAGGGTGCGGGTAAAACGACGACGTGTACGAAGCTGGCGAGACACTACCAGAGCAGAGGACTGCGGTCGTGCTTGGTTTGCGCCGATACGTTCCGTGCTGGTGCTTTCGATCAGTTGAAGCAGAACGCGACAAAGGCCAAGATTCCGTACTATGGTTCACTTACGGAGACGGACCCGGCTGCGGTTGCTCGAGCTGGTGTTGAGCAATTCAAAAAGGAGAAGTTCgatgtcatcatcgtcgatACGTCAGGTCGACACAGACAGGAATCTGCCCTGTTCCAAGAAATGATTGATATCCAGGCAGCAGTCAACCCAGATGAGACCATCATGGTGCTAGATGCATCAATAGGTCAACAAGCCGAATCTCAAGCGAAAGCCTTCAAAGAAGCTGCCGACTTTGGTGCCATCATTATCACCAAGACGGACGGTCACGCGCACGGCGGTGGTGCCATTTCTGCGGTCGCCGCTACACACACACCCATTGTGTTCATTGGTACTGGAGAACACATGCTAGATCTAGAACGGTTCGAGCCTCAGCGATTTGTTCAGAAGCTATTGGGAATGGGTGATATGGCAGGCCTTGTTGAGCACGTGCAGAGCCTTAATCTGAATCAAAAAGACACAATGAAGCACATTCAAGAAGGTATCTTTACGGTGCGAGACTTGCGAGACCAGCTTTCAAATATCATGAAGATGGGACCCCTGTCAAAGATGGCTGGCATGATTCCCGGTATGAGCGGGCTGATGCAAGGCatggatgacgaagagggtGGCTTGAAGCTGAAGCGCATGATTTACATCTGCGATTCCATGACCGACAAAGAACTCGACTCTGACGGCAAGATTTTCATCGATGAACCAACCCGAATGACTCGTATTGCTCGAGGATCGGGTACCTCAGTTCGTGAGGTGGAAGATCTCCTTACACAGCAGCGGATGATGGCCGGTATGGCTAAGAAGATGGGTGGCAACATGAAGAATATGCAGAGAGCTCAGCAGGCCATGGCAGGTGGAAACAAGGCACAGCAACTGGCTGCTATGCAGAAACGACTACAGAGCATgggcggcgctggtggcgCTGGAGGCATGCCAGATATGGGATCATTAATGAAGATGCTCGGTGGCGGAGGCATGCCTGGCGGGATGGATATGCAGGCGATGATGCGACAGATGGGCATGGGCGGTGGTATGCCTGGCATGCCAGGAATGCCAGGAGCTGGCCGTGGCCGGAGGTGA
- a CDS encoding uncharacterized protein (EggNog:ENOG41) yields the protein MVSSKARDGLAWDDKGIDLKPVWTREPSLDAITNVCREKLRVEEAGTCQVSFHAKGGFNKIYLVRTSQQQFIMRVSLPVCPRTKTRGEITTLRFLRRATTVPVPEVVAFDDSAENEIGFEWILMEHMPGSPAYNQWQTLTTSQKIALVRQVAFAMNSPRLGL from the coding sequence ATGGTGTCCTCCAAGGCCCGAGATGGATTGGCTTGGGACGATAAAGGAATTGATCTTAAGCCAGTATGGACTCGAGAGCCGTCATTGGACGCCATCACAAACGTATGCCGTGAGAAGCTGCGAGTCGAGGAGGCGGGGACATGCCAAGTATCCTTTCATGCTAAGGGTGGCTTCAATAAGATCTATCTGGTTCGTACGAGTCAGCAACAGTTCATCATGAGGGTGTCGCTGCCTGTTTGCCCGCGAACCAAGACACGAGGCGAAATCACAACTCTCCGATTCCTTCGGCGCGCGACAACTGTTCCTGTGCCAGAAGTGGTTGCATTTGACGATTCTGCCGAGAATGAGATTGGATTTGAATGGATCCTGATGGAACATATGCCTGGTAGCCCAGCGTACAATCAATGGCAGACCTTGACCACGTCCCAGAAAATAGCCCTCGTTCGACAAGTGGCTTTTGCCATGAATTCTCCGAGATTGGGACTTTGA
- a CDS encoding uncharacterized protein (EggNog:ENOG41): MFFWGSHFDYDITRGPFRSSHDWLTAYLEFIVQDQLEALGEVEDEEDEEEINFALALAHRLISLLPKIFPSTRESCRANSYLA, translated from the coding sequence ATGTTCTTCTGGGGTAGCCACTTTGATTATGACATTACTCGAGGCCCGTTTCGCTCAAGCCATGACTGGCTGACTGCATACCTTGAATTTATTGTCCAAGATCAACTAGAAGCTCTAGGAGAAgtggaagacgaagaagatgaagaagagatcaaCTTTGCATTGGCACTCGCTCATAGACTGATCAGTCTACTTCCAAAGATATTCCCTTCTACCCGAGAGTCTTGCAGAGCCAACAGTTATCTGGCATGA
- a CDS encoding uncharacterized protein (TransMembrane:1 (o767-787i)) translates to MATEADGEQRDRPQPLVASGHDRGSTPDAEHARPRKRTRRACDKCSASRTRCDGEYPCRRCEDYGYTCRYNREVKKRGRLPASATANNHNNSNGSISTRRDSWASSARRGSIIRRDSNIGHSGNGNGNGNGNGISRASVSSPSATSASISSSTPARHSLTDPVDVTTATTEDDQITLQDARQDVLHSISQPYPQSRPAPPLSVPSLIQVGIQPPMPPRSSINNSLSVNVFEGQFGDSEVALSDGSVGYPSPVDRRSHVEAAANSRQHRGSFKSTPSIERNRESFSTNSHDAGGLMLDFFHKAPNDDCWYKFLEPILPYIRNIIPASVACDLLEIFLTDPGSSLFRVASPYILTRVFRKKSITHPTNPRYTTPALLATILWCVAQTADVMMLHVPGTRAKIVNDLYDLATSLISERDPDRWRRIHGGLRAENETPHPRIPNPATVPKTTVINEPAGEIDDVLTFILLSIAVSGSDFKSDCYKWWSKATRLAFSLGLNREDEQCAGPVTPCANPLCSCRKEQDGSLYNLEHREERRRVFWLLYALDRHLALSFNSALTIPDSYCEVYSPLPEAVWENLDTIPPNEMPVRTIGPPTTASGSAFFEYFLPLMAILGDIIEVHHRRRHPRLGDLDDSHSVSIIQGLLTTYELSLAALSSEGNDNGIVSLPIHTPKGMVAGMPSRSSMSHPYPPSTAPYNAGDPSKMRLAKAYSTHILHVLHVLLHGKWDAISMLDDGDDWITSKRFNECASHAISASQSVSTILTIDPELTFMSYLFGIYLLQGSFILLLFADRMPQLGPNESVAQACENIIRAHEVCVVTLSTEFQKNFRTVLRSTLYSVQGAGMTNWDDHRSRRRALSLYRWTKGARGLAL, encoded by the exons ATGGCAACCGAAGCCGACGGTGAACAGCGGGATCGCCCTCAGCCTCTCGTCGCTTCTGGCCATGACCGCGGCTCGACGCCCGATGCGGAGCACGCCAGGCCTCGGAAGCGCACCCGAAGAGCGTGCGACAAGTGCAGCGCCTCGAGGACTCGCTGTGATGGAGAATA TCCATGTCGTCGTTGCGAAG ACTACGGATATACCTGCCGTTATAATCGCGAAGTTAAGAAACGTGGGCGTCTACCGGCCTCAGCTACAGCAAACAACCACAACAATAGCAATGGTAGCATCAGTACTCGGAGAGACTCCTGGGCTTCGTCAGCTCGACGAGGGAGCATCATACGACGTGATTCTAATATAGGACACagcggcaatggcaatggaaatggaaatggaaatggtATCTCACGGGCATCTGTCTCGTCTCCATCAGCCACCTCGGCCAGTATCAGCTCCAGCACGCCTGCACGACATTCGCTCACTGATCCAGTGGATGTGACCACGGCTACTACCGAAGATGATCAAATCACTCTACAGGACGCTCGACAAGATGTGCTGCATTCCATCAGTCAACCCTATCCTCAAAGTCGGCCAGCACCGCCGCTCAGCGTCCCGTCTCTCATCCAGGTCGGAATACAGCCACCAATGCCCCCGCGCTCCTCCATAAACAATTCCTTGTCTGTAAATGTGTTTGAAGGACAGTTTGGTGACTCGGAAGTTGCCTTGTCTGACGGAAGTGTTGGTTATCCATCGCCAGTCGACAGGCGATCCCATGTCGAGGCCGCTGCCAATTCACGACAACACAGAGGCTCTTTCAAGTCAACTCCCAGCATTGAGCGGAACCGAGAGTCATTCAGCACAAACAGCCACGATGCAGGAGGCCTGATGCTGGATTTCTTCCACAAGGCGCCCAACGACGACTGCTGGTACAAGTTTCTTGAGCCAATCTTGCCCTACATTCGCAACATCATTCCCGCCTCTGTTGCGTGCGACTTGCTGGAGATCTTCCTGACGGACCCGGGAAGTTCGCTGTTTCGCGTTGCTTCTCCGTATATATTGACCAGAGTCTTCCGCAAGAAGTCAATTACGCATCCGACCAACCCTCGATATACCACGCCCGCGTTGCTTGCGACAATTCTGTGGTGTGTGGCGCAAACTGCCGATGTGATGATGCTCCATGTTCCCGGCACGAGGGCAAAGATTGTCAACGACTTGTACGATTTGGCGACGTCCCTGATATCTGAACGTGACCCAGACCGATGGCGACGAATTCATG GTGGTCTCCGAGCAGAAAACGAGACTCCCCATCCTAGGATCCCCAATCCCGCGACAGTGCCCAAAACTACCGTAATCAACGAGCCGGCTGGCGAAATTGACGACGTCTTGACCTTTattctcctctccattgCCGTCTCTGGATCTGATTTCAAATCTGACTGCTACAAGTGGTGGTCCAAGGCAACGAGACTGGCCTTTTCGCTAGGCCTCAATCGAGAAGACGAGCAGTGTGCTGGACCTGTAACTCCATGCGCAAACCCCCTCTGCTCATGTCGAAAGGAGCAAGACGGCAGTTTATATAATCTCGAGCATCGAGAGGAACGCCGGAGAGTCTTTTGGCTTCTCTACGCTCTGGACAGGCATCTGGCTTTGTCCTTTAACTCGGCTTTGACAATCCCTGATTCTTACTGTGAAGTTTATT CCCCTCTGCCTGAAGCTGTTTGGGAAAACCTCGACACAATTCCTCCAAACGAGATGCCCGTTCGAACAATTGGACCACCAACGACTGCCTCAGGATCCGCCTTTTTCGAATATTTCTTACCGCTCATGGCCATACTAGGAGACATCATAGAAGTCCATCACAGGCGCCGCCATCCAAGACTTGGAGATCTGGACGATTCGCACTCCGTATCTATTATCCAAGGACTACTTACGACATACGAACTGAGTCTCGCGGCGCTTTCATCAGAAGGAAATGACAACGGCATAGTTTCCCTGCCTATCCACACTCCAAAGGGCATGGTTGCCGGCATGCCGTCGAGGTCATCCATGTCTCATCCATACCCACCTTCTACAGCGCCATACAACGCAGGTGATCCATCCAAGATGCGCCTAGCCAAGGCCTATAGCACGCATATCCTACATGTGCTGCATGTACTCCTACACGGCAAATGGGACGCTATATCCATGTtggacgatggcgacgatTGGATCACGTCTAAGAGATTCAACGAATGCGCATCACATGCCATTTCTGCGTCGCAGTCTGTCTCGACCATCTTAACGATCGATCCAGAGCTCACCTTCATGTCATATCTGTTTGGCATATATCTCCTGCAGGGAAGCtttatccttcttctctttgcggATAGGATGCCGCAGCTGGGCCCGAACGAATCAGTGGCGCAGGCATGCGAGAATATCATCCGAGCGCACGAAGTATGCGTTGTAACGTTGAGCACGGAATTTCAG AAAAACTTTCGAACAGTATTACGATCAACTCTGTATAGCGTTCAAGGCGCAGGGATGACGAATTGGGATGATCATCGCTCACGACGAAGAgctttatctttatataggTGGACAAAGGGAGCTAGGGGGTTAGCATTATGA
- a CDS encoding uncharacterized protein (EggNog:ENOG41) — translation MGNSKSVLRSSSKSSGSRATQNGFVNKDSQKAEMVQKAPQVVAAPLSPPPVVIDGNLALKGKVFAITGGASGIGLATAQVLSRRGATVCIADVDPEAMKAAEVYFTSLEVPHMVTRVDVSKSKEVDAWIESIVKAHGRLDGAANVAGVIGKYHGVSPVSELEDDEWDKIIGVNLTGTMYCMRAELRNMNDRGSIVNVSSIHGLKGFARHGAYDASKHGIVGLTRAAALENGEREIRVNSVAPGAIYTPLMQKNWDFAGRPKDAPFDDPTAFQRQGTAEETANVIAFLLGPESTFVSGSVYKVDGAWI, via the exons ATGGGCAACTCAAAGTCCGTCCTCCGATCCTCGTCCAAGTCCTCGGGCTCTCGAGCAACGCAGAATGGCTTCGTGAACAAGGATTCCCAAAAAGCCGAGATGGTCCAAAAAGCGCCGCAGGTGGTAGCAGCACCGTTATCACCGCCACCTGTTGTCATTGATGGAAATTTGGCTCTGAAAGGCAAGGTCTTCGCCATCACCGGTGGCGCGAGCGGCATTGGTTTGGCAACCGCCCAAGTGTTGTCAAGACGAGGAGCAACTGTTTGCATTGCCGACGTAGATCCGGAAGCAATGAAGGCTGCCGAAGTCTATTTCACTTCACTGGAAGTTCCTCACATGGTCACAAGAGTGGACGTTTCCAAGAGTAAGGAGGTCGATGCCTGGATCGAGTCGATTGTGAAAGCGCACGGCCGGCTGGACGGTGCTGCCAACGTAGCAGGGGTCATCGGGAAATATCACGGCGTTTCACCAGTTTCGGAgctcgaagatgacgagtGGGACAAGATCATCGGTGTCAACCTTACCGGAACCATGTACTGCAtgagagctgagctgaggaATATGAACGACCGCGGTTCCATCGTCAATGTTTCTTCTATTCACGGATTAAAGG GCTTTGCTAGACATGGAGCCTATGATGCAAGCAAGCACGGCATTGTCGGCCTCACACGAGCAGCTGCGCTCGAAAAtggagagcgagagattCGCGTCAACAGCGTTGCCCCAGGTGCCATTTACACGCCATTGATGCAGAAAAACTGGGATTTTGCCGGTCGCCCAAAGGACGCTCCCTTTGATGATCCTACGGCTTTCCAGCGACAAGGCACAGCTGAGGAGACGGCGAATGTGATTGCTTTCCTGTTGGGCCCGGAGAGCACATTTGTGAGCGGGAGTGTGTACAAGGTAGACGGAGCCTGGATTTGA